One segment of Skermanella rosea DNA contains the following:
- the icmH gene encoding type IVB secretion system protein IcmH/DotU — MTADQTAIVPADVFLGLQRGYDTLDPPGQDSSRPWERISLGRTSPLVMAAAPLLSLCGRIKSQASHADVDTLRLHVLGEIDRFERRITPLGLSARSIRAGKYALCATIDDIVLNTPWGGNSVWTTRSMVGTLFSETWGGDRFFDLLTQLKRDPGNNIDLIELLYYCISLGFEGKYRIAPRGASELVTIREDLYRLIRNVRGDFEQDISPHWRGTGLGHRGPDAVVPPWITAAVAAAFLLLILSGLALAINQRSDGAFAGLAALPPAGGVDLIRAAPVPPPPPPPEVAAGRTEALRTFLEPEIREGLVSMREDAQTIGVRIAGDGMFSSGRADVLERFKPLLGRIGQALNDQPGEILVTGHTDSLPIRSLKFPSNWDLSLARARAAASLIGGAMADPSRLTPEGKDSSQPVASNDTDQGRKLNRRIELVILKAQ, encoded by the coding sequence ATGACCGCCGACCAGACCGCAATCGTTCCCGCCGATGTCTTCCTGGGTCTCCAACGGGGCTACGACACGCTCGATCCGCCAGGGCAGGATTCGTCCAGGCCGTGGGAGCGGATCAGCCTCGGCCGTACCAGTCCGCTCGTCATGGCGGCGGCGCCGCTGCTCAGCCTGTGCGGGCGCATCAAGAGCCAGGCGTCGCATGCCGACGTCGATACCCTGCGCCTGCATGTCCTGGGCGAGATCGACCGTTTCGAGCGCAGGATCACGCCGCTTGGCCTGTCGGCGCGATCGATCCGGGCGGGCAAATACGCTCTCTGCGCGACGATAGACGATATCGTTCTCAATACTCCCTGGGGCGGCAACAGCGTCTGGACGACCCGGAGCATGGTCGGCACGCTGTTCAGCGAAACCTGGGGCGGCGATCGCTTCTTCGATCTGCTGACCCAACTGAAGCGGGACCCCGGAAACAACATCGACCTGATCGAGCTGCTCTATTACTGCATCAGCCTTGGGTTCGAGGGAAAGTACCGGATCGCGCCGCGCGGCGCGTCGGAACTCGTCACGATTCGCGAGGACCTGTATCGGCTGATCCGAAACGTCCGGGGCGACTTCGAGCAGGACATCTCCCCGCACTGGCGCGGGACCGGCCTTGGACATCGCGGCCCCGATGCCGTCGTGCCACCCTGGATCACCGCGGCGGTGGCTGCGGCCTTTCTGCTCCTGATCCTCTCCGGCCTCGCTCTCGCGATCAACCAGCGCTCCGATGGCGCATTTGCAGGATTGGCCGCCCTGCCGCCGGCCGGCGGCGTCGATCTGATCCGTGCGGCCCCTGTTCCTCCACCTCCCCCACCGCCGGAGGTCGCCGCCGGCCGGACAGAGGCGCTTCGGACGTTTCTGGAACCCGAGATTCGTGAGGGGCTGGTTTCGATGCGGGAGGATGCACAGACCATCGGCGTCCGGATCGCGGGCGACGGCATGTTTTCCTCCGGCCGCGCCGACGTGCTTGAGCGGTTCAAGCCCCTGCTCGGTCGCATCGGCCAGGCGCTGAACGACCAGCCGGGCGAGATCCTGGTCACCGGCCATACCGACAGCCTGCCGATCCGCTCCCTCAAGTTCCCGTCGAACTGGGACCTCTCGCTGGCGCGAGCGAGGGCGGCGGCGTCCCTGATCGGCGGCGCCATGGCGGATCCGTCGCGGCTGACCCCCGAAGGGAAAGATTCAAGCCAGCCGGTCGCCTCGAACGACACGGACCAAGGGCGCAAGCTGAACCGGCGAATCGAGCTGGTCATCCTCAAGGCCCAATGA
- the tssM gene encoding type VI secretion system membrane subunit TssM, translated as MIDALKLPISLRTGFILCGLAVVSGAAFVIGPLISIGGADPFSSLAGRIGFAALAPGIYGVTRLVESWRTFRQNAAMLDSAVRPEADAAGGAEYAHESAEIAQRLREALSVLRKRRFPGAAGKRWLYQIPWYVIIGPPGSGKTTALVNAGLSFPLADRFGRNAMRGIGGTRSCDWWFTDEAVLIDTAGRYTTQDSDAGKDHAAWLGFLRLLRRYRRRQPLNGLLVAIAVDEVTEGREEARLAHARLIRRRIQEVQAELRIRLPVYLLLTKADLISGFTEFFDDLGREGRQSVWGFTFDLDGDRQEDGKDDRGVAPVDRFGGAFDALVGRLDERLIDRLHQERDGARRNAVYSFPHQVASIKDALTQFVEEAFRPNSFEQEIMLRGAYFLSGTQVGTPIDRVLAAMRRSFGIGPQPKAAGIQPKRSYFLTRLLREVVFGEAGLANADPRIERNRRRIAWSLHGAIAVLCVAAAGVAGIGYMLNRTLIEKVEAAAGDYALKAREMDLDQVGDFDLARVLPLLNEVRDIPTGYAERDLPRSWLAGLGLDQTEKLGSQTVGAYRRILGSVLLPRLILRLEDQLRKRPDEPEFLHQALKAYLMLGGQGPMDRAFVERWFEFELRASYPDQQDARLRQDLGGHIKALLERPLPQVGLDGDLVSQLRAVLKQTSLAKQTLDAIAAGPEAAALPGWTIADHAGPAGTWVFHRASGLPLADGIPGLYTRDGFFRTFLPLLPHYAETMRQEAWVLGSGPVKMSPEAEAEHERDTVGLYLQAFALRWDRLLGDVAVNSAKSYDDALRTLSILSSPTSPIRLLVVSAGTETRLAQPAGDAAPPNRQAMADEKLAKLLLRQRNPDSIAALAERFSAEHFRELHALSMVPPGSSASAQPRIDEVIVSLGNLYRSLNQARFGGTSSGDARGDGQITPLQDSVDGAAALAEIDAQAASLPAPVRNWITGISRTSSSMSSDGVRQRLTDAWLGNGGRFCAQATAGRYPFDRTGTDEISLEDFARLFAKGGLIDSFFEQNLASFVDKSAQPWRWRKLGPVDLKLSRESLAQFERAALIRDSMFPPGSTRPEAGFRLTLVRTSFGTSGIDVSVGGRTASLAPGSAQSAQLSWPGNDPATGTSVTFKSGLPNSRPTAIVIDGPWSLFRLLDRSLLQADAATRDRLTVRIASGPAEVDLLLQESSLANPFGANPVSAFRCPRTL; from the coding sequence ATGATCGATGCCCTGAAGCTGCCGATCTCCCTGCGGACGGGATTCATTCTCTGCGGGCTCGCCGTCGTTTCCGGGGCGGCCTTCGTCATCGGACCGCTGATTTCTATCGGCGGCGCCGATCCCTTCTCCAGCCTTGCCGGCCGGATCGGCTTTGCCGCGCTGGCACCGGGGATCTACGGCGTGACGAGGCTGGTCGAGAGCTGGAGGACGTTCCGGCAGAATGCGGCCATGCTCGATTCGGCGGTCAGGCCGGAAGCCGATGCCGCCGGCGGGGCCGAATACGCCCATGAGAGCGCGGAGATCGCCCAACGCCTGCGGGAAGCCCTGTCGGTGCTCAGGAAGCGCCGTTTTCCGGGAGCCGCAGGCAAACGCTGGCTGTACCAGATCCCCTGGTACGTCATCATCGGACCGCCGGGTTCCGGAAAGACGACGGCGCTGGTGAATGCCGGCCTCAGCTTCCCGCTTGCCGACCGGTTCGGCAGGAATGCCATGCGCGGCATAGGCGGAACGCGAAGCTGCGACTGGTGGTTCACCGACGAAGCCGTGCTGATCGACACCGCCGGCCGCTACACGACCCAGGACAGCGATGCCGGCAAGGACCATGCCGCGTGGCTTGGGTTTCTGCGCCTGCTGAGGCGATATCGCCGCCGTCAGCCCCTGAACGGGCTGCTGGTGGCGATCGCGGTCGACGAGGTGACCGAAGGCCGGGAGGAGGCGCGTCTGGCGCATGCCCGGCTGATCCGCCGGCGCATTCAGGAAGTCCAGGCCGAGTTGCGGATCCGGCTGCCGGTCTACCTGCTCCTGACCAAGGCGGACCTGATCTCCGGCTTTACCGAGTTCTTCGACGATCTCGGCCGAGAAGGCCGGCAGTCCGTCTGGGGCTTTACCTTCGACCTGGATGGCGACCGGCAGGAAGATGGAAAGGACGACCGTGGCGTCGCGCCGGTAGACCGCTTCGGCGGTGCGTTCGACGCGCTGGTCGGCCGGCTGGACGAAAGGCTGATCGACCGGCTGCATCAGGAACGCGACGGCGCCCGGCGCAATGCCGTCTACAGCTTTCCGCACCAGGTCGCCAGCATCAAGGACGCGCTGACCCAGTTCGTCGAGGAGGCGTTCCGCCCGAACTCCTTCGAGCAGGAGATCATGCTGCGCGGTGCCTATTTCCTCAGCGGCACCCAGGTCGGTACGCCGATCGACCGCGTCCTGGCCGCCATGAGGAGGAGTTTCGGGATCGGTCCTCAGCCGAAGGCGGCCGGTATCCAGCCGAAGCGCAGCTATTTCCTGACCCGCCTGCTGCGCGAGGTGGTGTTCGGCGAAGCCGGATTGGCGAATGCCGATCCCCGGATCGAGCGAAATCGGCGCCGCATCGCCTGGAGCCTCCATGGCGCGATCGCCGTCCTGTGCGTCGCGGCGGCCGGGGTGGCGGGGATCGGCTACATGCTCAATCGGACGCTGATCGAGAAGGTCGAAGCCGCCGCGGGCGACTATGCCTTGAAGGCGCGGGAGATGGACCTGGACCAGGTCGGCGATTTCGACCTCGCCCGCGTCCTGCCCCTGCTCAACGAGGTGCGCGACATCCCGACCGGCTATGCGGAACGAGATCTCCCGCGCTCGTGGCTGGCGGGCCTGGGCCTGGACCAGACCGAAAAGCTCGGCTCGCAAACGGTCGGCGCCTATCGGCGCATCCTCGGCTCCGTGTTGCTGCCGCGCCTGATCCTGAGATTGGAGGACCAGCTCCGCAAGCGCCCTGACGAACCGGAGTTCCTCCATCAGGCCCTGAAGGCCTATCTCATGCTCGGCGGACAGGGGCCGATGGACCGCGCGTTCGTCGAGCGCTGGTTCGAGTTCGAGCTACGGGCATCCTACCCCGACCAGCAGGATGCCCGGCTGCGACAGGATCTCGGCGGCCACATCAAGGCCCTGCTCGAGCGTCCGCTGCCGCAAGTCGGCCTGGACGGCGATCTGGTGAGCCAGCTCCGCGCCGTCCTGAAACAGACTTCGCTCGCCAAGCAGACGCTCGACGCGATCGCCGCCGGTCCGGAGGCCGCCGCACTTCCCGGCTGGACGATAGCCGATCATGCCGGCCCGGCCGGCACCTGGGTCTTCCACCGCGCCAGCGGCCTGCCGCTCGCCGACGGCATTCCCGGTCTGTATACCCGTGACGGCTTCTTCAGGACCTTCCTGCCGTTGCTGCCCCATTACGCCGAAACGATGCGGCAGGAGGCGTGGGTCCTTGGCAGCGGGCCGGTAAAGATGAGCCCGGAAGCCGAGGCGGAGCACGAACGCGATACCGTCGGTCTTTATCTCCAGGCGTTCGCGCTCCGATGGGACAGGTTGCTGGGCGACGTCGCCGTCAATTCCGCGAAATCCTATGACGACGCGTTGCGCACGCTGAGCATCCTGTCTTCGCCGACCTCTCCGATCCGCCTTCTGGTCGTCTCGGCCGGCACAGAGACCAGGCTCGCACAGCCGGCCGGCGACGCGGCGCCCCCGAACCGTCAGGCGATGGCCGACGAGAAACTCGCCAAGCTCCTGCTTCGGCAGCGGAACCCCGACAGCATCGCCGCGCTGGCAGAGCGCTTCAGCGCCGAGCATTTCCGGGAACTGCACGCGCTGAGCATGGTTCCGCCCGGCAGTTCGGCCAGCGCCCAACCTCGGATCGACGAGGTGATCGTCAGCCTCGGCAATCTCTACCGCTCGCTCAACCAAGCCCGCTTCGGGGGAACAAGCTCCGGGGACGCACGGGGCGACGGTCAGATCACGCCGCTGCAAGACAGCGTCGACGGTGCGGCTGCCCTGGCCGAGATCGATGCGCAGGCCGCCAGCCTGCCGGCTCCCGTGCGTAACTGGATCACCGGCATCAGCCGGACCAGTTCCTCCATGTCGTCGGACGGCGTTCGTCAACGGCTCACCGATGCGTGGCTTGGAAACGGCGGTCGGTTCTGTGCCCAGGCGACGGCCGGCCGCTACCCTTTCGACAGGACCGGTACCGACGAAATCTCGCTCGAAGACTTCGCCCGGCTCTTTGCGAAGGGCGGGCTGATCGACAGCTTCTTCGAACAGAACCTGGCTTCCTTCGTGGACAAATCCGCCCAGCCCTGGCGATGGCGCAAGCTCGGCCCGGTCGATTTGAAGTTGTCGCGGGAGTCCCTTGCCCAGTTCGAGCGGGCGGCGCTGATCCGCGACAGCATGTTCCCGCCCGGCAGCACCAGACCGGAGGCCGGCTTCCGCCTGACGCTGGTGCGTACCAGTTTCGGGACGAGCGGGATCGACGTCTCCGTCGGCGGCAGGACCGCCAGCCTTGCTCCGGGAAGCGCCCAGTCGGCGCAATTGAGCTGGCCCGGGAACGATCCCGCCACCGGTACGAGCGTGACCTTCAAGTCCGGTCTTCCCAACTCCCGTCCGACCGCGATCGTCATCGACGGTCCCTGGTCGCTGTTCCGCCTGCTCGACCGGAGCCTGCTCCAGGCCGACGCCGCGACGCGCGATCGTCTGACGGTCCGGATCGCCAGCGGTCCCGCCGAGGTCGATCTCCTCCTTCAGGAAAGCAGCCTTGCAAACCCGTTCGGGGCTAATCCCGTCAGCGCATTCCGCTGTCCCAGAACCCTCTGA
- the tagF gene encoding type VI secretion system-associated protein TagF: MTVSRIGYYGKLPARADFVSRRLPEEFVKPWDAWIQSALSAGESWGGEVWRQRFLASPTWRFALPAGTCGRTGWTGALRPSVDAVGRCFPFVLAAELPGAADILAVMDAGSGWFETLEAMAGATARPDFDLGWLDRPVPSIRSAAGGKIRWPSLGAAHSVGLWHELPSILAVTTALRRKPASGRAAALWWTAGTPAFGSGIALTAGLIPPAAFPALIDGSWGDHGWTVTDGTAQADDPEPAPPEWDRTA, translated from the coding sequence ATGACCGTTTCACGCATCGGCTACTACGGCAAGCTTCCCGCCAGAGCCGACTTCGTCAGCCGCCGTCTTCCCGAGGAGTTCGTCAAGCCGTGGGATGCCTGGATACAATCGGCTCTCTCGGCCGGCGAATCCTGGGGCGGCGAGGTCTGGAGGCAGCGCTTCCTGGCATCGCCCACCTGGCGTTTCGCCCTGCCGGCCGGCACATGCGGCCGTACCGGCTGGACCGGTGCCCTTCGCCCGAGCGTGGATGCGGTCGGGCGCTGCTTTCCGTTCGTGCTGGCGGCGGAACTGCCGGGTGCTGCTGACATCCTCGCAGTCATGGATGCCGGTTCCGGATGGTTCGAGACATTGGAAGCGATGGCCGGCGCTACTGCCCGGCCCGACTTCGATCTCGGATGGCTGGACCGGCCGGTTCCGTCCATCCGGTCAGCCGCCGGCGGGAAAATCCGATGGCCGTCGCTCGGCGCCGCGCATTCCGTCGGGCTCTGGCACGAACTCCCCAGCATCCTTGCGGTGACGACGGCACTGCGCCGAAAGCCTGCATCCGGGCGGGCGGCGGCGCTCTGGTGGACGGCCGGCACGCCGGCCTTCGGCTCCGGCATCGCGCTCACTGCGGGACTGATCCCTCCCGCCGCCTTTCCTGCCCTGATCGACGGTTCCTGGGGCGACCATGGCTGGACGGTGACGGACGGCACGGCGCAGGCCGACGATCCGGAACCGGCCCCGCCGGAATGGGATCGGACGGCATGA
- a CDS encoding Tll0287-like domain-containing protein — MRLIVKFNLVITLACVTGLIVSALLMREKFVTDARTEVLANARIMMQSSDSIMRYTEQEVTPLPQALGHDKFVRAAVPFFAAGSIFEDLRRHYPDYSVRNVALNPTNPRDRPTESEADIVNGFRSFPDRAEMVTERQTPNGPIMSLSRPLVAAPECLACHSTPANAPSAMIDTYGSANGFGWQPNETVGAQIVSVPLSLPLARAEEAVAHLLLTCGTVFLAVLAVLNLFLYYLVVKPIRDMAKMANDVSLGKPDTPEYERRGSDEIATLSLSFNRMRRSLEGAIRMIEGT, encoded by the coding sequence ATGCGGCTGATCGTGAAGTTCAACCTGGTGATCACACTGGCTTGCGTCACCGGCCTGATCGTGTCGGCCCTGCTGATGCGGGAAAAGTTCGTTACCGATGCCCGTACCGAAGTCCTCGCGAATGCCCGGATCATGATGCAGTCCAGCGATTCGATCATGCGCTACACCGAGCAGGAGGTCACCCCGCTGCCGCAGGCGCTCGGGCATGACAAATTCGTCAGGGCGGCGGTACCGTTCTTCGCAGCCGGGTCGATCTTCGAGGACCTGCGCCGGCACTACCCGGACTATTCGGTTCGCAATGTGGCACTCAACCCGACCAATCCGCGGGATCGTCCGACCGAGTCCGAAGCCGATATCGTAAACGGTTTCCGGTCCTTTCCTGACCGAGCCGAAATGGTGACCGAGCGGCAGACGCCCAATGGCCCGATCATGAGCCTGTCGCGCCCGCTGGTCGCGGCACCGGAGTGCCTTGCCTGCCATAGCACGCCGGCAAATGCGCCGAGTGCCATGATCGACACCTACGGCAGCGCCAACGGCTTCGGCTGGCAGCCCAATGAGACCGTCGGGGCGCAGATCGTTTCGGTACCCCTCAGCCTGCCGCTCGCGCGGGCCGAAGAGGCCGTCGCTCACCTGCTCCTCACCTGCGGAACGGTCTTCCTGGCCGTCCTCGCCGTGCTCAACCTCTTTCTCTATTACCTTGTCGTCAAACCGATCCGGGACATGGCGAAGATGGCCAACGATGTCAGCCTGGGCAAGCCGGACACGCCGGAATACGAGCGCCGGGGCAGCGACGAGATCGCGACCCTCAGCCTGTCGTTCAACCGGATGCGTCGCAGCCTGGAAGGTGCCATTCGAATGATCGAGGGCACATGA
- a CDS encoding serine/threonine-protein kinase translates to MELPCELGRYVLLERIGSGAMGSVFRGEDPVIGRPVAVKAIHASLLNPGDRDQHLARFKVEVKSAGRCQHPNIVAIYDYLEQDGDPHIVMELAPGRSLQHLMTGRRRFPVTLAADLIGQLLAALGHAHGRGVIHRDIKPANLIIDGDRRLKVTDFGIARLGGGDITVNGMMLGTPAFMAPEQLKGDDLDHRADLFAAGMVLLHLVTGRLPYEGASLAGLLVELASDRPVDPHHAGDVDPRLTPVLKRALAKHPDDRFETAGAFAEALASAVSRPDDSELWPSEAPAATGCLQSDFIQRVERELMEVTGPVARILVREAGKRAASEEQIVSRLAAGIPDARSRDQFLHAFAERRPKVPSPSPPPSRELGSGAGLPISPQALEAVQTLLVSFVGPFGRILVRQGSVRAASISQFYDQLAVHIKHEKDREAFRRKFLERIPPKS, encoded by the coding sequence ATGGAACTGCCCTGTGAATTGGGTCGCTATGTCCTGCTGGAGCGTATCGGTTCCGGTGCGATGGGGTCCGTATTCCGAGGTGAAGATCCGGTGATCGGACGTCCGGTGGCGGTCAAGGCGATCCACGCGAGCTTGCTGAACCCCGGCGACCGGGACCAGCATCTGGCGCGCTTCAAGGTCGAGGTGAAATCGGCCGGACGCTGCCAGCATCCGAACATCGTCGCGATCTACGACTACCTGGAGCAGGACGGCGACCCCCATATCGTGATGGAACTGGCACCGGGCAGATCGCTCCAGCATCTGATGACCGGGCGACGCCGGTTCCCGGTTACGCTTGCGGCCGATCTGATCGGGCAGTTGCTGGCGGCTCTCGGCCACGCGCACGGGCGCGGCGTGATCCACCGCGACATAAAGCCGGCCAATCTCATCATTGATGGGGATCGGCGGCTGAAAGTCACCGATTTCGGCATCGCCCGCCTTGGCGGGGGCGATATCACCGTCAATGGGATGATGCTCGGCACCCCCGCCTTCATGGCCCCCGAACAACTCAAGGGCGACGATCTGGATCACAGGGCCGACCTGTTCGCCGCCGGGATGGTGCTGCTGCATCTGGTCACCGGTCGTTTACCTTATGAGGGGGCGAGCTTGGCCGGTTTGCTGGTCGAGCTTGCCTCCGACCGCCCTGTCGACCCCCACCATGCCGGCGACGTCGATCCACGCCTGACGCCTGTGCTGAAACGCGCCCTGGCGAAGCATCCCGATGACCGCTTCGAGACCGCCGGCGCCTTTGCGGAGGCCCTTGCATCGGCCGTGTCGCGGCCGGACGACAGCGAGCTCTGGCCTTCCGAAGCGCCAGCGGCGACAGGCTGCCTGCAATCCGACTTCATCCAGCGCGTCGAGCGCGAATTGATGGAAGTGACCGGACCTGTAGCCCGCATCCTGGTGCGCGAAGCGGGGAAACGCGCGGCGTCGGAGGAGCAAATCGTCTCCCGGCTGGCGGCCGGCATTCCCGATGCGCGAAGCCGCGACCAGTTCCTCCATGCGTTCGCGGAGCGCAGGCCGAAGGTGCCCTCCCCCTCTCCCCCTCCCTCTCGCGAGCTCGGCAGTGGCGCTGGACTGCCGATCTCGCCCCAGGCGCTGGAAGCGGTACAGACTCTGCTGGTCAGCTTCGTCGGGCCCTTCGGGCGCATCCTGGTCCGCCAGGGATCGGTGCGGGCGGCATCCATCAGCCAATTCTATGACCAGTTGGCGGTTCACATCAAACACGAGAAGGACCGGGAGGCGTTTCGTAGGAAATTCTTGGAAAGAATCCCGCCGAAGTCTTGA
- the tssH gene encoding type VI secretion system ATPase TssH: protein MTIITRDTVFDRLGEFSMKTLQGAFEFATLRGDTYIEPVHWLDRWLRAEDSDASLILERLQVPRDALQKDIEAALSSMVRERSSRLDFSRELELLMERGWIGASLLFGQSRIRTGHLLHGMIEDTRLRRLACDISPLFKRVEAAVIAERFGDLTRGSSEEGIDPSGDSTPVATAHLAGHETALGRYVTDLTAEAEAGRIDPATGREREVRLIVDILMRRRQNNPIVVGEAGVGKTAVVEALAARIAKGDVPPAMRDVRLMSLDLAALQAGASAKGEFENRLKQVIAEIAGSAKPIVLFIDEAHSLIGAGGAAGTGDAANLLKPALARGTLRTIAATTWAEYKKHIEKDPALSRRFQVVQVDEPDEERAVAMLRGMVPVFAEHHGIAVLDEAVVAAVRFSHRYIQGRQLPDKAVSVLDTACARVALSRNAVPAGIEDLMRRIERLDTELTALAAERRVGRLDEAREDLLSGRLTAERSALAGLQARHAEESALVSEIIALEARLRDRESRDELDKLRGLRVDLAALQGGRPLVLPAVDEQAVATVIESWTGIPVGRMLSDEIDAVLTLADTVKRRVIGQDHALDAIARRIETARAGLDDPSKPKGVFLLVGPSGVGKTETALALAESLFGSDDNVVAINMSEFQEAHTVSTLKGSPPGYVGYGEGGRLTEAVRRKPYSVVLLDEIEKAHPDVHEIFFQVFDKGWMEDGEGRRIDFRNTIILLTSNAGSDLILRLCKDSMRLPAPDDVSRSLRDPLLEVFPAALLGRLSVVPYYPLTDAMLDRIIGLRLDSVQNRIEASWNVPFTYAETLVSHIRARCYEVESGGRMIDAIMTGTLLPDISREVLRRLRDRQPLTGIHVDVDQGELRYEFT, encoded by the coding sequence ATGACGATCATTACCCGCGACACCGTATTCGACCGGCTCGGCGAGTTCTCGATGAAAACCCTCCAGGGCGCCTTCGAGTTTGCGACCTTGCGCGGCGATACTTACATCGAACCGGTCCATTGGCTCGATCGCTGGCTGCGTGCCGAGGACAGCGATGCCTCGCTGATCCTCGAGCGGCTTCAGGTTCCGCGCGACGCCTTGCAGAAGGACATCGAAGCCGCGCTGTCGAGCATGGTCCGGGAACGCTCCTCCCGCCTCGACTTCTCCCGCGAGCTTGAACTCCTCATGGAGCGGGGCTGGATCGGCGCAAGCCTGCTGTTCGGCCAATCCAGGATCCGCACCGGGCACCTGCTGCATGGCATGATCGAGGACACGCGATTGCGCCGGCTGGCCTGCGATATCTCACCGCTTTTCAAGCGTGTCGAGGCGGCGGTCATCGCGGAGCGCTTCGGCGACCTGACGCGGGGATCGTCCGAGGAAGGCATCGATCCTTCAGGCGATTCCACCCCGGTAGCGACCGCCCATCTCGCCGGTCACGAGACAGCCTTGGGCCGATACGTTACCGACCTGACCGCGGAAGCGGAGGCCGGGCGGATCGATCCGGCGACGGGCCGCGAACGCGAGGTCCGGCTGATCGTCGATATCCTGATGCGGCGTCGGCAAAACAATCCGATCGTCGTCGGAGAAGCCGGCGTCGGCAAGACCGCCGTCGTGGAAGCCCTGGCCGCACGGATCGCCAAAGGCGACGTGCCGCCGGCCATGCGCGATGTGAGGCTGATGTCGCTCGATCTCGCCGCTCTGCAGGCGGGAGCTTCGGCGAAGGGCGAGTTCGAGAACCGCCTGAAACAGGTGATCGCCGAAATCGCCGGATCGGCAAAACCCATCGTCCTGTTCATCGACGAGGCGCATTCCCTGATCGGCGCGGGAGGGGCCGCCGGAACGGGCGACGCCGCCAACCTGCTCAAGCCGGCATTGGCGCGGGGGACCCTGCGTACGATCGCCGCTACGACCTGGGCGGAATACAAGAAGCATATCGAAAAGGACCCGGCGCTGTCACGCCGGTTCCAGGTCGTCCAGGTCGACGAGCCGGACGAGGAGCGCGCCGTCGCCATGCTGCGCGGGATGGTACCGGTCTTTGCCGAACATCACGGGATCGCCGTTCTGGACGAGGCGGTCGTGGCGGCGGTCCGATTCTCGCACCGATATATCCAGGGCCGCCAGCTGCCGGACAAGGCCGTTTCGGTGCTGGACACGGCCTGTGCGAGAGTGGCGCTGAGCCGGAACGCCGTGCCGGCAGGCATCGAAGACTTGATGCGGCGGATCGAGCGTCTCGATACCGAACTGACGGCCCTGGCGGCGGAGCGGCGCGTTGGCCGCCTGGACGAAGCGCGGGAGGACCTGCTGTCGGGCCGATTGACGGCGGAACGGTCGGCACTGGCGGGGCTCCAGGCGCGCCATGCCGAGGAGTCCGCCCTGGTGTCGGAGATCATTGCACTGGAAGCCCGTCTGCGCGATCGGGAATCGCGGGACGAACTCGATAAGCTCCGGGGGCTGCGCGTCGACCTCGCGGCACTTCAGGGTGGTCGTCCCCTGGTGCTGCCCGCGGTCGACGAACAGGCGGTGGCAACCGTGATCGAAAGCTGGACCGGTATCCCCGTCGGGCGGATGCTGTCCGACGAGATCGACGCCGTCCTGACTTTGGCCGATACGGTGAAGCGTCGCGTCATCGGCCAGGACCACGCGCTCGACGCCATCGCAAGACGGATCGAAACCGCCCGGGCCGGCCTGGACGACCCATCCAAGCCCAAAGGCGTGTTCCTGCTGGTCGGTCCGTCCGGCGTCGGCAAGACCGAGACCGCCCTGGCGCTCGCGGAAAGCCTGTTCGGCAGTGACGACAACGTCGTCGCGATCAACATGTCGGAGTTCCAGGAGGCTCACACCGTTTCGACGCTGAAAGGCTCGCCGCCGGGCTATGTCGGATATGGAGAGGGCGGGCGCCTGACCGAAGCGGTGCGCCGCAAGCCCTACAGCGTCGTCCTGCTCGACGAGATCGAAAAGGCGCATCCCGACGTCCACGAGATCTTCTTCCAGGTTTTCGACAAGGGCTGGATGGAAGACGGCGAAGGCCGGAGGATCGACTTCCGCAATACGATCATCCTGCTGACGTCGAATGCTGGGTCCGATCTCATCTTGCGGTTGTGCAAGGATTCCATGCGGCTGCCGGCGCCCGACGACGTCTCCCGCTCCCTTCGCGATCCCCTACTGGAGGTTTTCCCGGCGGCGCTGCTCGGCCGCCTCTCGGTCGTTCCCTATTATCCGCTGACGGACGCGATGCTCGATCGCATCATCGGCCTGCGCCTGGACTCCGTCCAGAACCGCATCGAAGCAAGCTGGAATGTGCCGTTCACCTATGCCGAGACGCTGGTCAGCCATATCCGCGCACGCTGCTACGAGGTGGAAAGCGGAGGAAGGATGATCGACGCCATCATGACCGGAACGCTTCTGCCGGATATCAGCCGGGAGGTCCTGAGACGGTTGCGGGACCGGCAGCCGCTGACCGGTATCCACGTCGACGTGGACCAGGGAGAACTGCGCTACGAGTTCACGTGA